One window of Papaver somniferum cultivar HN1 chromosome 9, ASM357369v1, whole genome shotgun sequence genomic DNA carries:
- the LOC113313521 gene encoding UPF0481 protein At3g47200-like isoform X4: MPQWVIDIKQEETDELDFGKSWTIYRVPTNLLEVQKNAFIPKIISIGPFYYRDARYKVMEEHKKRFLFLLLGYDNKDQGGGYNYVELDSIMMVMDGCFVIELLRLYHKFCSSDTIEKKVVDDPIFTTRWMLRALQRDLMMIQNQLPFFLLQELYRLITASPRKGCDIDNVSLIDLTLKFFDPLLPKDESKSVDVDPDPNEYRHLLHLFRKSFILPIKRRKPLRVPRTGSTVAKPIFHYQQTTPSTRTKQDSHFIQCVTELREAGVTFLEKPEHANIDMFAVEYKNGVLKIPPLFIDDNTVPLFLNFIAYEQCDKDATPYFTNHFMFFDRLVSSIKDVEVLHRTGIIHHVFGSDKKVADFINKLCREIVYNVDNCHLSEQMKGVNDYYKGYYANKWNVWWTRLLRDYFSSPWTVLSLLAASVLLMFTAGQTFFALLICIDKIILVDFLIRLQKEKWRYGVSIPLPLAC, from the exons ATGCCACAATGGGTAATAGATATCAAACAAGAAGAAACAGATGAATTAGATTTCGGGAAATCGTGGACAATTTATAGAGTTCCCACAAACCTCCTGGAAGTTCAGAAAAATGCATTCATTCCTAAAATCATATCAATCGGTCCGTTTTATTACCGTGATGCTCGTTATAAGGTTATGGAAGAACACAAGAAGAGATTTCTATTCCTTCTGTTAGGATACGATAATAAAGATCAGGGTGGTGGTTATAATTATGTTGAGCTAGACAGTATT ATGATGGTCATGGATGGCTGCTTTGTTATTGAGCTTCTTCGACTTTACCACAAGTTCTGCTCATCGGATACCATAGAG AAGAAAGTTGTTGATGATCCAATCTTCACAACCCGATGGATGCTGCGAGCTCTTCAGCGCGATTTAATGATGATACAAAACCAACTTCCATTCTTTCTGCTGCAAGAATTGTATCGCTTAATCACTGCAAGTCCTAGAAAAGGTTGCGACATTGATAACGTGTCACTGATCGATCTTACTTTGAAATTTTTTGATCCACTTCTTCCAAAAGACGAATCGAAAAGTGTAGACGTAGACCCAGATCCAAATGAATACCGTCACCTCCTTCACTTATTCAGAAAGAGCTTCATTTTACCAATTAAGCGCAGAAAACCATTACGAGTACCTCGAACTGGTAGTACTGTGGCAAAACCTATTTTCCATTATCAACAAACAACTCCAAGCACTCGTACAAAGCAAGACAGTCATTTTATACAATGTGTTACAGAACTGAGAGAAGCAGGAGTTACGTTCCTGGAGAAACCAGAGCATGCCAATATTGACATGTTTGCTGTCGAATATAAGAACGGGGTTTTAAAAATCCCTCCTCTATTTATAGATGACAACACGGTTCCGCTCTTTCTGAATTTCATTGCTTATGAGCAGTGTGACAAGGATGCGACTCCGTACTTCACGAACCACTTCATGTTCTTTGACAGACTAGTGAGTTCCATTAAAGATGTTGAAGTGCTCCATAGAACTGGTATCATTCACCACGTTTTCGGGAGCGACAAAAAGGTGGCTGatttcatcaataagttgtgcaGAGAGATTGTTTATAATGTGGATAATTGTCATTTATCTGAACAAATGAAAGGAGTAAACGATTATTACAAGGGATATTATGCTAATAAATGGAATGTTTGGTGGACAAGGTTGCTTCGTGACTATTTCAGTAGTCCCTGGACAGTTCTATCGCTGCTTGCCGCTTCTGTTCTTCTGATGTTTACTGCTGGACAAACTTTCTTTGCTTTATTAATATGTATTGATAAAATTATTCTTGTCGACTTTCTCATTAGATTGCAGAAAGAAAAGTGGAGATACGGGGTATCGATCCCCCTACCTCTCGCATGCTAA
- the LOC113313521 gene encoding UPF0481 protein At3g47200-like isoform X3, which translates to MPQWVIDIKQEETDELDFGKSWTIYRVPTNLLEVQKNAFIPKIISIGPFYYRDARYKVMEEHKKRFLFLLLGYDNKDQGGGYNYVELDSIMMVMDGCFVIELLRLYHKFCSSDTIEGRRRGTFSFEKKVVDDPIFTTRWMLRALQRDLMMIQNQLPFFLLQELYRLITASPRKGCDIDNVSLIDLTLKFFDPLLPKDESKSVDVDPDPNEYRHLLHLFRKSFILPIKRRKPLRVPRTGSTVAKPIFHYQQTTPSTRTKQDSHFIQCVTELREAGVTFLEKPEHANIDMFAVEYKNGVLKIPPLFIDDNTVPLFLNFIAYEQCDKDATPYFTNHFMFFDRLVSSIKDVEVLHRTGIIHHVFGSDKKVADFINKLCREIVYNVDNCHLSEQMKGVNDYYKGYYANKWNVWWTRLLRDYFSSPWTVLSLLAASVLLMFTAGQTFFALLICIDKIILVDFLIRLQKEKWRYGVSIPLPLAC; encoded by the exons ATGCCACAATGGGTAATAGATATCAAACAAGAAGAAACAGATGAATTAGATTTCGGGAAATCGTGGACAATTTATAGAGTTCCCACAAACCTCCTGGAAGTTCAGAAAAATGCATTCATTCCTAAAATCATATCAATCGGTCCGTTTTATTACCGTGATGCTCGTTATAAGGTTATGGAAGAACACAAGAAGAGATTTCTATTCCTTCTGTTAGGATACGATAATAAAGATCAGGGTGGTGGTTATAATTATGTTGAGCTAGACAGTATT ATGATGGTCATGGATGGCTGCTTTGTTATTGAGCTTCTTCGACTTTACCACAAGTTCTGCTCATCGGATACCATAGAG GGCCGGCGTAGGGGCACATTCTCTTTTGAG AAGAAAGTTGTTGATGATCCAATCTTCACAACCCGATGGATGCTGCGAGCTCTTCAGCGCGATTTAATGATGATACAAAACCAACTTCCATTCTTTCTGCTGCAAGAATTGTATCGCTTAATCACTGCAAGTCCTAGAAAAGGTTGCGACATTGATAACGTGTCACTGATCGATCTTACTTTGAAATTTTTTGATCCACTTCTTCCAAAAGACGAATCGAAAAGTGTAGACGTAGACCCAGATCCAAATGAATACCGTCACCTCCTTCACTTATTCAGAAAGAGCTTCATTTTACCAATTAAGCGCAGAAAACCATTACGAGTACCTCGAACTGGTAGTACTGTGGCAAAACCTATTTTCCATTATCAACAAACAACTCCAAGCACTCGTACAAAGCAAGACAGTCATTTTATACAATGTGTTACAGAACTGAGAGAAGCAGGAGTTACGTTCCTGGAGAAACCAGAGCATGCCAATATTGACATGTTTGCTGTCGAATATAAGAACGGGGTTTTAAAAATCCCTCCTCTATTTATAGATGACAACACGGTTCCGCTCTTTCTGAATTTCATTGCTTATGAGCAGTGTGACAAGGATGCGACTCCGTACTTCACGAACCACTTCATGTTCTTTGACAGACTAGTGAGTTCCATTAAAGATGTTGAAGTGCTCCATAGAACTGGTATCATTCACCACGTTTTCGGGAGCGACAAAAAGGTGGCTGatttcatcaataagttgtgcaGAGAGATTGTTTATAATGTGGATAATTGTCATTTATCTGAACAAATGAAAGGAGTAAACGATTATTACAAGGGATATTATGCTAATAAATGGAATGTTTGGTGGACAAGGTTGCTTCGTGACTATTTCAGTAGTCCCTGGACAGTTCTATCGCTGCTTGCCGCTTCTGTTCTTCTGATGTTTACTGCTGGACAAACTTTCTTTGCTTTATTAATATGTATTGATAAAATTATTCTTGTCGACTTTCTCATTAGATTGCAGAAAGAAAAGTGGAGATACGGGGTATCGATCCCCCTACCTCTCGCATGCTAA
- the LOC113313521 gene encoding UPF0481 protein At3g47200-like isoform X1: protein MPQWVIDIKQEETDELDFGKSWTIYRVPTNLLEVQKNAFIPKIISIGPFYYRDARYKVMEEHKKRFLFLLLGYDNKDQGGGYNYVELDSIVSLMYDLEKRTRECYSETFINISSDDFVQMMVMDGCFVIELLRLYHKFCSSDTIEGRRRGTFSFEKKVVDDPIFTTRWMLRALQRDLMMIQNQLPFFLLQELYRLITASPRKGCDIDNVSLIDLTLKFFDPLLPKDESKSVDVDPDPNEYRHLLHLFRKSFILPIKRRKPLRVPRTGSTVAKPIFHYQQTTPSTRTKQDSHFIQCVTELREAGVTFLEKPEHANIDMFAVEYKNGVLKIPPLFIDDNTVPLFLNFIAYEQCDKDATPYFTNHFMFFDRLVSSIKDVEVLHRTGIIHHVFGSDKKVADFINKLCREIVYNVDNCHLSEQMKGVNDYYKGYYANKWNVWWTRLLRDYFSSPWTVLSLLAASVLLMFTAGQTFFALLICIDKIILVDFLIRLQKEKWRYGVSIPLPLAC, encoded by the exons ATGCCACAATGGGTAATAGATATCAAACAAGAAGAAACAGATGAATTAGATTTCGGGAAATCGTGGACAATTTATAGAGTTCCCACAAACCTCCTGGAAGTTCAGAAAAATGCATTCATTCCTAAAATCATATCAATCGGTCCGTTTTATTACCGTGATGCTCGTTATAAGGTTATGGAAGAACACAAGAAGAGATTTCTATTCCTTCTGTTAGGATACGATAATAAAGATCAGGGTGGTGGTTATAATTATGTTGAGCTAGACAGTATTGTAAGTCTTATGTATGACTTGGAGAAAAGAACCAGAGAGTGTTATTCCGAGACGTTTATTAATATTTCTTCAGATGATTTTGTTCAGATGATGGTCATGGATGGCTGCTTTGTTATTGAGCTTCTTCGACTTTACCACAAGTTCTGCTCATCGGATACCATAGAG GGCCGGCGTAGGGGCACATTCTCTTTTGAG AAGAAAGTTGTTGATGATCCAATCTTCACAACCCGATGGATGCTGCGAGCTCTTCAGCGCGATTTAATGATGATACAAAACCAACTTCCATTCTTTCTGCTGCAAGAATTGTATCGCTTAATCACTGCAAGTCCTAGAAAAGGTTGCGACATTGATAACGTGTCACTGATCGATCTTACTTTGAAATTTTTTGATCCACTTCTTCCAAAAGACGAATCGAAAAGTGTAGACGTAGACCCAGATCCAAATGAATACCGTCACCTCCTTCACTTATTCAGAAAGAGCTTCATTTTACCAATTAAGCGCAGAAAACCATTACGAGTACCTCGAACTGGTAGTACTGTGGCAAAACCTATTTTCCATTATCAACAAACAACTCCAAGCACTCGTACAAAGCAAGACAGTCATTTTATACAATGTGTTACAGAACTGAGAGAAGCAGGAGTTACGTTCCTGGAGAAACCAGAGCATGCCAATATTGACATGTTTGCTGTCGAATATAAGAACGGGGTTTTAAAAATCCCTCCTCTATTTATAGATGACAACACGGTTCCGCTCTTTCTGAATTTCATTGCTTATGAGCAGTGTGACAAGGATGCGACTCCGTACTTCACGAACCACTTCATGTTCTTTGACAGACTAGTGAGTTCCATTAAAGATGTTGAAGTGCTCCATAGAACTGGTATCATTCACCACGTTTTCGGGAGCGACAAAAAGGTGGCTGatttcatcaataagttgtgcaGAGAGATTGTTTATAATGTGGATAATTGTCATTTATCTGAACAAATGAAAGGAGTAAACGATTATTACAAGGGATATTATGCTAATAAATGGAATGTTTGGTGGACAAGGTTGCTTCGTGACTATTTCAGTAGTCCCTGGACAGTTCTATCGCTGCTTGCCGCTTCTGTTCTTCTGATGTTTACTGCTGGACAAACTTTCTTTGCTTTATTAATATGTATTGATAAAATTATTCTTGTCGACTTTCTCATTAGATTGCAGAAAGAAAAGTGGAGATACGGGGTATCGATCCCCCTACCTCTCGCATGCTAA
- the LOC113313521 gene encoding UPF0481 protein At3g47200-like isoform X2, with protein MPQWVIDIKQEETDELDFGKSWTIYRVPTNLLEVQKNAFIPKIISIGPFYYRDARYKVMEEHKKRFLFLLLGYDNKDQGGGYNYVELDSIVSLMYDLEKRTRECYSETFINISSDDFVQMMVMDGCFVIELLRLYHKFCSSDTIEKKVVDDPIFTTRWMLRALQRDLMMIQNQLPFFLLQELYRLITASPRKGCDIDNVSLIDLTLKFFDPLLPKDESKSVDVDPDPNEYRHLLHLFRKSFILPIKRRKPLRVPRTGSTVAKPIFHYQQTTPSTRTKQDSHFIQCVTELREAGVTFLEKPEHANIDMFAVEYKNGVLKIPPLFIDDNTVPLFLNFIAYEQCDKDATPYFTNHFMFFDRLVSSIKDVEVLHRTGIIHHVFGSDKKVADFINKLCREIVYNVDNCHLSEQMKGVNDYYKGYYANKWNVWWTRLLRDYFSSPWTVLSLLAASVLLMFTAGQTFFALLICIDKIILVDFLIRLQKEKWRYGVSIPLPLAC; from the exons ATGCCACAATGGGTAATAGATATCAAACAAGAAGAAACAGATGAATTAGATTTCGGGAAATCGTGGACAATTTATAGAGTTCCCACAAACCTCCTGGAAGTTCAGAAAAATGCATTCATTCCTAAAATCATATCAATCGGTCCGTTTTATTACCGTGATGCTCGTTATAAGGTTATGGAAGAACACAAGAAGAGATTTCTATTCCTTCTGTTAGGATACGATAATAAAGATCAGGGTGGTGGTTATAATTATGTTGAGCTAGACAGTATTGTAAGTCTTATGTATGACTTGGAGAAAAGAACCAGAGAGTGTTATTCCGAGACGTTTATTAATATTTCTTCAGATGATTTTGTTCAGATGATGGTCATGGATGGCTGCTTTGTTATTGAGCTTCTTCGACTTTACCACAAGTTCTGCTCATCGGATACCATAGAG AAGAAAGTTGTTGATGATCCAATCTTCACAACCCGATGGATGCTGCGAGCTCTTCAGCGCGATTTAATGATGATACAAAACCAACTTCCATTCTTTCTGCTGCAAGAATTGTATCGCTTAATCACTGCAAGTCCTAGAAAAGGTTGCGACATTGATAACGTGTCACTGATCGATCTTACTTTGAAATTTTTTGATCCACTTCTTCCAAAAGACGAATCGAAAAGTGTAGACGTAGACCCAGATCCAAATGAATACCGTCACCTCCTTCACTTATTCAGAAAGAGCTTCATTTTACCAATTAAGCGCAGAAAACCATTACGAGTACCTCGAACTGGTAGTACTGTGGCAAAACCTATTTTCCATTATCAACAAACAACTCCAAGCACTCGTACAAAGCAAGACAGTCATTTTATACAATGTGTTACAGAACTGAGAGAAGCAGGAGTTACGTTCCTGGAGAAACCAGAGCATGCCAATATTGACATGTTTGCTGTCGAATATAAGAACGGGGTTTTAAAAATCCCTCCTCTATTTATAGATGACAACACGGTTCCGCTCTTTCTGAATTTCATTGCTTATGAGCAGTGTGACAAGGATGCGACTCCGTACTTCACGAACCACTTCATGTTCTTTGACAGACTAGTGAGTTCCATTAAAGATGTTGAAGTGCTCCATAGAACTGGTATCATTCACCACGTTTTCGGGAGCGACAAAAAGGTGGCTGatttcatcaataagttgtgcaGAGAGATTGTTTATAATGTGGATAATTGTCATTTATCTGAACAAATGAAAGGAGTAAACGATTATTACAAGGGATATTATGCTAATAAATGGAATGTTTGGTGGACAAGGTTGCTTCGTGACTATTTCAGTAGTCCCTGGACAGTTCTATCGCTGCTTGCCGCTTCTGTTCTTCTGATGTTTACTGCTGGACAAACTTTCTTTGCTTTATTAATATGTATTGATAAAATTATTCTTGTCGACTTTCTCATTAGATTGCAGAAAGAAAAGTGGAGATACGGGGTATCGATCCCCCTACCTCTCGCATGCTAA